One window from the genome of Pyxicephalus adspersus chromosome 6, UCB_Pads_2.0, whole genome shotgun sequence encodes:
- the HIC2 gene encoding hypermethylated in cancer 2 protein — MDLPNHAKQLLLQLNQQRAKGFLCDVIIVVENALFRAHKNILAASSMYFKSLVLHDNLINLDTDMVNPAVFRQILDFIYTGKLLTSDQPGEQNFNALLTAASYLQLHDLATLCRKKLKRAGKPFVGKLGVPGIGRVGRSHRLSAPQLTHMRFSGSLDDNKGSNSNELSSTAGQDDDLFINNSNQENSHPSNRGTGSNNSLHNSTNGSDHDLGLDLSKKSPSLPAQDENVQADSRAGSPQSASASVANSASYDESALQKRDGEPMDVEENHSESGPKKILRHCPRKKEWDRKEGESSPEERGEHMSNGVIVGPMSKERNSGGSYSSDQSFQCKEEVENGKDNSEESGHSENESEHPSANYVYRQDGFETVPFGDNLYVCIPCGKGFPNSEELNAHVETHTEEELYIKEEDSYCKEEAEDLSTPNTTFPNESRPFKCSVCERSYKDPATLRQHEKTHWLTRPFPCNICGKMFTQRGTMTRHMRSHLGLKPFACDECGMRFTRQYRLTEHMRVHSGEKPYECQLCGGKFTQQRNLISHLRMHTTPV; from the coding sequence ATGGATCTGCCAAACCATGCCAAACAACTGCTGCTTCAGCTGAATCAGCAACGAGCCAAAGGTTTCCTGTGTGACGTTATTATCGTAGTGGAAAATGCCCTGTTTCGAGCTCACAAGAACATCCTCGCAGCCAGCAGCATGTACTTTAAGTCTCTTGTTCTCCATGATAACCTGATCAATCTGGATACTGACATGGTCAATCCAGCAGTTTTCCGTCAGATTTTGGACTTTATCTACACTGGTAAACTTTTAACATCTGACCAGCCAGGAGAGCAGAACTTTAATGCTCTTCTCACTGCAGCAAGCTACCTCCAACTCCACGACTTGGCAACTCTTTGCAGAAAGAAGCTGAAGCGTGCTGGGAAGCCATTTGTTGGAAAGCTTGGAGTGCCGGGCATAGGGCGGGTTGGAAGGAGTCACAGGCTCTCTGCTCCTCAGCTTACTCACATGCGATTCTCTGGATCGCTGGATGATAACAAGGGCTCCAACTCAAACGAGCTGTCCAGCACTGCAGGACAAGATGACGATTTGTTTATTAACAACTCTAACCAGGAAAATAGCCACCCTTCAAATCGAGGTACAGGGAGCAACAACAGCCTTCATAACAGCACTAATGGGAGTGACCATGATCTAGGCCTTGATCTTTCCAAGAAAAGCCCGTCCCTACCTGCACAAGATGAGAATGTACAAGCAGATAGTCGTGCTGGTTCTCCCCAATCTGCCTCAGCATCTGTAGCCAACAGTGCCTCATACGATGAATCCGCCCTCCAAAAAAGAGACGGTGAACCAATGGACGTGGAGGAAAACCACTCTGAATCCGGGCCAAAGAAAATCCTTCGCCATTGTCCTCGTAAAAAGGAGTGGGACAGGAAAGAAGGAGAGTCATCTCCAGAGGAACGAGGAGAACATATGTCCAATGGAGTTATTGTTGGGCCGATGTCAAAAGAAAGAAATTCTGGAGGAAGTTATTCTTCAGATCAGAGCTTTCAATGTAAAGAGGAAGTGGAAAATGGCAAAGACAACAGTGAAGAGAGTGGGCATAGTGAGAATGAATCTGAACATCCTAGTGCCAACTACGTTTACCGACAAGATGGATTTGAGACTGTGCCATTCGGAGACAACTTGTATGTCTGTATCCCCTGTGGAAAGGGGTTTCCTAATTCAGAGGAGCTAAATGCCCATGTAGAAACGCACACCGAAGAGGAGCTATACATCAAAGAGGAAGACTCCTACTGCAAAGAGGAAGCAGAGGATCTGTCCACTCCCAACACTACCTTTCCAAATGAATCACGGCCATTCAAGTGCTCAGTGTGTGAGAGAAGCTACAAGGATCCAGCCACCCTTCGACAGCATGAGAAAACACACTGGCTGACCCGTCCTTTCCCCTGTAACATCTGTGGCAAAATGTTCACACAGCGAGGTACCATGACCCGCCATATGAGGAGTCACTTGGGCCTCAAACCTTTTGCTTGCGATGAGTGCGGGATGCGCTTTACAAGGCAATATCGACTGACCGAGCACATGCGTGTCCACTCAGGGGAAAAGCCCTATGAATGTCAGCTCTGCGGGGGAAAATTCACCCAGCAGCGCAATCTGATCAGTCACTTGCGTATGCACACCACCCCAGTATAA